From the Coleofasciculus sp. FACHB-1120 genome, one window contains:
- a CDS encoding aldose epimerase codes for MYAIATKQQLYKTYILSDQAAQSRLEVVPERGGIVTSLRIQGQEILYLDAERFANPDLSVRGGIPILFPICGNLPDSKYTYQGQSYTLKQHGFARDMPWEVTDQVTQDLVSLTLVLNSNDQTRAVYPFDFQLAFTYLLLGNTLEIRQRYTNHSAEPMPFSTGLHPYFWTPEKTGIEFEIPADEYQDQLTRQIHPFTGAFDFNQDEIDVAFKQLSGQEATASDASRQMQLTVSWDNPYSTFVFWTVKGKDYYCMEPWSAPRNALNTGEQLLRLEPGETLETLVRLTVTFL; via the coding sequence GTGTACGCGATCGCCACTAAACAGCAGCTCTACAAAACCTACATCCTCTCAGACCAAGCCGCTCAGTCTCGTCTAGAGGTGGTTCCAGAGCGAGGCGGTATCGTCACCAGCTTACGCATCCAGGGGCAGGAAATCCTCTACCTAGATGCAGAGCGGTTCGCCAATCCAGACTTGAGCGTCAGAGGCGGGATTCCAATTCTGTTTCCCATCTGCGGTAACTTACCCGATAGTAAATACACCTATCAAGGTCAGTCCTACACCCTCAAGCAACACGGCTTTGCCCGCGATATGCCTTGGGAAGTCACCGACCAAGTGACTCAAGATTTGGTTAGCCTTACCCTTGTCCTCAACAGCAACGACCAGACACGCGCCGTTTACCCCTTCGACTTTCAACTCGCCTTCACCTACCTTCTATTGGGCAACACGCTAGAGATTCGGCAGCGCTACACCAATCACTCAGCCGAGCCAATGCCCTTCTCCACGGGTCTGCATCCTTACTTCTGGACACCCGAAAAAACCGGGATCGAGTTTGAAATTCCCGCCGACGAATACCAAGATCAGCTCACCCGCCAAATCCATCCCTTCACGGGTGCCTTTGACTTCAACCAAGATGAAATTGATGTTGCCTTTAAGCAGTTGAGCGGTCAAGAAGCCACTGCCTCCGATGCCAGCCGCCAGATGCAGCTCACCGTCAGTTGGGACAACCCTTACTCCACCTTTGTTTTCTGGACGGTCAAAGGCAAAGACTATTACTGCATGGAGCCTTGGAGTGCCCCCCGCAATGCTCTGAATACCGGAGAACAGCTACTACGTCTAGAACCAGGAGAAACTTTGGAGACATTGGTTCGTTTGACTGTAACTTTTTTATAA
- a CDS encoding DNA-3-methyladenine glycosylase: MNLIKNTQIVELCWLERPSTEVAPDLVGCTLVRQMPDGEIIRGLIVETEAYGPEDPACHAYRRQTQRNWVMFGPAGRTYVYLIYGIYYCLNVVTDQDSIPSAVLIRALQLESIPPWIKESDRSKPHRIAAGPGKLCRALQIDSTLNAQVLQPGQPLWLEHRQSQFTPELVQTTRIGLSQGTDLPWRWYLRSCAAVSKL, from the coding sequence ATGAATCTTATTAAAAATACTCAGATTGTAGAACTTTGTTGGCTAGAGCGTCCCTCTACGGAGGTTGCACCTGATTTGGTGGGCTGTACGTTGGTGCGACAGATGCCGGATGGAGAAATCATCCGAGGGCTAATCGTGGAAACGGAAGCCTATGGTCCTGAAGATCCGGCTTGCCATGCCTATCGGCGACAGACCCAGCGTAACTGGGTGATGTTCGGCCCAGCCGGGAGAACATATGTCTATTTAATTTATGGAATTTACTACTGCCTGAACGTGGTCACAGACCAGGACAGCATTCCCAGTGCTGTCTTGATTCGGGCTTTGCAACTAGAGTCTATACCGCCCTGGATCAAAGAGAGCGATCGCTCAAAACCCCATCGGATTGCTGCTGGACCAGGTAAACTCTGCCGCGCCTTACAAATTGACAGCACATTGAATGCACAAGTTTTACAACCCGGTCAACCCCTGTGGCTAGAGCATCGTCAGTCACAATTTACGCCGGAACTCGTCCAAACAACTCGGATTGGTTTATCACAGGGAACCGATTTGCCGTGGCGGTGGTATCTACGCAGTTGCGCGGCTGTCTCCAAACTTTAA
- the mgtE gene encoding magnesium transporter, with the protein MLTQEGRVALSDIADLNQLKSELNRLPAVDVGDYIVELPPSKRAIAFRLLNKAQAIDVFEYLPPEVQEELIGSLHDNQVCQIVEAMRPDDRAELFDELPAGIVKRLLQQLSSEERQATARILGYPEGTAGRVMTTEYVRLREGLTVGEALSKIRVSDEDKETIYYAYVTDDNRKLVRVVSLRQLLFSLPNALIGDIASDRVVKTYTETPQEEVAQLMKRYDLIAVPVVDREDRLVGIVTIDDVVDILEEEATEDIQKLAGVSGGDEAALSPPLVTLRKRLPWLLGNIVLYVGAANAIAPFQGTISSVPVLAIIMPILANSSGNVGFQVLSVTVRGLGVGEITPQDTLKLLRKEILAGLGTALSLGFALGALSLIWSPANERWVGLVAGLVMAINVLMAATLGTLLPMGIKRLNLDPALISGPLLTTTLDALGFLTFLTLISAALNVVSR; encoded by the coding sequence ATGCTCACTCAGGAAGGACGTGTTGCACTGTCAGATATTGCTGACTTAAATCAGCTCAAGTCTGAGTTAAATCGCTTACCGGCTGTTGATGTGGGAGATTACATTGTCGAACTGCCCCCATCCAAGCGAGCGATCGCGTTTCGCTTGCTCAATAAAGCTCAAGCCATTGATGTTTTTGAATATCTGCCGCCGGAAGTGCAGGAAGAACTAATTGGTTCCCTGCACGATAACCAGGTGTGTCAGATTGTGGAGGCGATGCGACCGGATGACCGGGCGGAACTGTTTGATGAACTACCCGCAGGCATCGTCAAGCGGTTGTTGCAGCAACTCAGCTCTGAAGAACGGCAGGCAACTGCCAGAATTTTGGGCTATCCCGAAGGCACGGCGGGTCGGGTAATGACCACGGAATATGTAAGGCTGCGCGAAGGCTTAACGGTTGGCGAAGCCTTGAGCAAAATCCGGGTCAGTGACGAAGATAAGGAAACCATTTACTATGCCTACGTCACCGACGACAACCGCAAGCTCGTTCGGGTCGTATCCTTGCGGCAGCTCTTGTTTTCGCTGCCCAACGCCCTGATTGGGGATATTGCGAGCGATCGCGTTGTCAAAACTTACACAGAAACACCCCAAGAAGAAGTCGCGCAACTGATGAAGCGCTATGACTTGATCGCCGTACCTGTCGTTGACCGCGAAGACAGGTTGGTAGGGATTGTCACCATCGATGACGTGGTGGACATTCTAGAAGAGGAAGCCACAGAAGACATTCAGAAACTTGCAGGGGTCAGCGGCGGTGACGAAGCCGCCTTGTCGCCTCCTCTGGTGACACTTCGGAAGCGTCTGCCTTGGCTGCTGGGGAATATTGTTCTCTACGTCGGAGCCGCCAATGCGATCGCGCCCTTTCAGGGGACGATTTCATCAGTACCCGTTTTGGCAATTATCATGCCAATTTTAGCTAATAGTAGTGGCAATGTCGGCTTTCAGGTCTTATCGGTGACTGTGCGCGGACTAGGTGTAGGTGAAATAACACCACAGGATACGCTGAAACTTCTCCGTAAGGAGATTCTCGCTGGCTTGGGTACAGCCTTGTCACTGGGTTTTGCCTTGGGTGCCCTTTCTTTGATTTGGTCTCCTGCCAATGAGCGATGGGTGGGGTTGGTTGCTGGACTGGTGATGGCTATCAATGTCTTGATGGCTGCCACCCTAGGGACTTTGCTACCAATGGGTATCAAGCGGTTGAACTTAGATCCAGCACTCATTAGTGGCCCACTGCTGACCACGACTCTAGATGCGTTGGGGTTCTTGACTTTCCTGACGCTAATCTCAGCGGCTTTGAATGTAGTATCTAGATGA
- a CDS encoding carbon-nitrogen hydrolase family protein, whose translation MKPYLAAAIQMTSLPDVEKNLVQAEELIELAVRQGAELVGLPENFSFLGEEKQKIAQSEAIATQSEKFLKTMAQRFQVTILGGGFPVPVDTGKVYNTALLIDPSGEELACYQKVHLFDVNLPDGNTYRESSTVMAGMRLPPVYPSKHLGSLGLSVCYDVRFPELYRHLAQMGADILFVPAAFTAYTGKDHWQILLQARAIENTCYVIAPAQTGQHYALRHTHGHAMIIDPWGVILADAGDTPGVAIAEINPSRLEQIRRQMPSLEHRVFI comes from the coding sequence ATGAAGCCCTATCTCGCCGCCGCCATACAAATGACAAGCCTGCCAGATGTGGAAAAAAATCTGGTTCAGGCAGAAGAACTCATCGAGCTTGCTGTGCGTCAGGGTGCTGAGTTAGTAGGCTTGCCAGAAAACTTCTCATTTTTAGGAGAAGAAAAGCAGAAGATAGCCCAATCGGAGGCGATCGCTACCCAGAGCGAAAAATTCCTCAAAACAATGGCTCAGCGCTTCCAAGTTACCATCTTGGGTGGCGGGTTTCCCGTTCCCGTTGACACCGGCAAAGTCTACAACACCGCTTTGCTTATCGATCCTTCAGGAGAAGAACTTGCCTGCTACCAAAAAGTACATTTATTTGATGTCAATTTGCCTGACGGCAATACCTATCGAGAATCTAGCACCGTCATGGCTGGGATGCGGCTACCGCCCGTTTATCCCTCCAAGCATTTGGGCAGTTTAGGACTCTCAGTGTGCTACGATGTCCGATTCCCGGAACTTTACCGGCACTTAGCGCAGATGGGAGCCGACATTCTATTTGTTCCCGCTGCCTTCACCGCCTACACTGGCAAAGATCACTGGCAAATCTTACTACAAGCCAGAGCTATCGAAAACACCTGCTATGTGATAGCACCGGCTCAGACTGGGCAGCATTACGCCCTGCGTCACACTCACGGACACGCGATGATTATTGACCCTTGGGGCGTTATTTTAGCGGATGCCGGAGATACGCCGGGAGTCGCGATCGCAGAAATCAACCCCTCTCGCCTAGAACAAATCCGCCGCCAGATGCCCTCCCTGGAACATCGGGTTTTTATCTGA
- a CDS encoding sporulation/spore germination protein produces MTPTKNYWVPLLTGAIVASVSSCASLPTNSETDKAGLLPAHAIEASKTTTKASDASRLLTGAISQASTTAPAKNNVTVTIYQPDTQCEALVPEKVDVSAVESVQAAVGKVLEDRDTADFNLAGYRVSVNPSNRVATVDLRIAPGSQRKFVSLSSCEQFALFGSLKKTLTANSQWKIKDVRFTEQGESISL; encoded by the coding sequence ATGACTCCTACAAAAAATTATTGGGTTCCTCTATTAACTGGAGCAATTGTCGCCAGTGTGAGTAGTTGCGCTTCTTTACCGACAAACAGCGAAACAGACAAAGCTGGCTTACTTCCCGCTCATGCTATTGAAGCGAGCAAAACTACGACGAAAGCGTCAGATGCCAGCCGATTGTTGACGGGTGCGATTAGCCAAGCATCAACAACCGCCCCCGCAAAAAACAATGTCACCGTCACTATCTATCAACCCGATACTCAGTGTGAAGCGCTAGTACCGGAAAAAGTAGACGTTTCAGCGGTTGAAAGCGTCCAAGCAGCGGTAGGCAAAGTTTTAGAAGACCGAGACACCGCCGACTTTAATTTAGCTGGGTATCGTGTCAGCGTGAATCCCAGCAATCGAGTCGCCACGGTTGATTTGCGAATTGCACCCGGTTCCCAGCGGAAATTTGTCTCTCTATCGAGCTGCGAACAATTTGCTTTGTTCGGTAGCCTCAAAAAAACCCTCACCGCTAATTCTCAATGGAAGATTAAAGATGTCCGCTTCACAGAGCAGGGCGAAAGCATCTCCCTTTAA
- the fba gene encoding class II fructose-bisphosphate aldolase (catalyzes the reversible aldol condensation of dihydroxyacetonephosphate and glyceraldehyde 3-phosphate in the Calvin cycle, glycolysis, and/or gluconeogenesis): protein MALVPMRLMLDHAAENDYGIPAYNVNNMEQIQAIMQAAHEANSPVILQASRGARNYAGEYFLRHLILAAVETYPHLPIAMHQDHGNAPSTCYSAMRHGFTSVMMDGSLEADAKTPASFEYNVEVTRKVVEVAHSIGVSVEGELGCLGSLETGMGDKEDGHGAEGVLSHDQLLTDPDEAVAFVEQTGVDALAVAIGTSHGAYKFTRKPTGEILAISRIEEIHSRLPNTHLVMHGSSSVPEDLLAIINQYGGTIPETYGVPVEEIQKGIKSGVRKVNIDTDNRLAITAAVREALASNTKEFDPRHFLKPSIKYMQKVCSDRYHQFGSAGQGTKMKQMSLDEFAAKYAKGELNAVTKKTVTV from the coding sequence ATGGCGCTCGTACCCATGCGGCTGATGTTGGATCACGCAGCTGAGAATGATTATGGAATCCCAGCTTATAACGTTAACAACATGGAGCAGATCCAGGCCATCATGCAGGCTGCTCACGAGGCAAATAGCCCCGTGATTTTGCAAGCTTCTCGTGGCGCTCGGAATTATGCAGGAGAATATTTCCTACGCCATCTGATTCTGGCGGCAGTTGAAACTTACCCCCATCTCCCAATTGCCATGCACCAAGATCATGGTAATGCCCCAAGCACTTGCTACTCTGCCATGCGCCACGGTTTCACCAGCGTCATGATGGATGGTTCCTTAGAGGCAGATGCAAAGACTCCAGCTAGCTTCGAGTACAACGTAGAAGTCACCCGCAAGGTGGTGGAAGTCGCTCACTCAATTGGCGTCAGCGTAGAAGGCGAACTGGGTTGCTTGGGTTCTCTCGAAACCGGCATGGGTGATAAGGAAGATGGTCACGGTGCGGAAGGAGTTCTCTCTCACGACCAGCTGTTGACTGACCCAGACGAAGCCGTTGCTTTCGTAGAACAAACCGGCGTGGATGCTTTGGCAGTTGCGATTGGCACCAGCCACGGCGCTTACAAGTTCACCCGCAAGCCGACTGGCGAAATTCTGGCTATCAGCCGGATTGAGGAAATTCACAGCCGTCTGCCGAACACTCACCTCGTGATGCACGGTTCCTCCTCTGTACCGGAAGATTTGCTTGCCATCATTAACCAGTACGGTGGTACAATCCCGGAAACCTACGGCGTACCCGTTGAAGAAATTCAAAAAGGGATTAAGAGCGGTGTCCGTAAGGTGAATATTGACACGGATAACCGTCTGGCGATTACCGCTGCGGTGCGCGAAGCCTTGGCTAGCAATACTAAGGAATTTGACCCCCGCCACTTCCTCAAGCCTTCCATCAAGTATATGCAGAAGGTTTGTAGCGATCGCTATCACCAGTTCGGCTCTGCTGGACAGGGTACCAAGATGAAGCAGATGAGCTTGGATGAGTTTGCGGCTAAGTATGCCAAAGGTGAGTTGAATGCTGTTACCAAGAAGACTGTAACTGTCTAA
- a CDS encoding MBL fold metallo-hydrolase: MISQPPPVSSHGYDDLAYFPYGVGHGDEGVCLLVRMGPYRILLDCGMAEISSLKNEGIPPADLVLCSHAHPDHARGLLALHESFPQLPVYASELTTQLLPLNWPEIDPQNLPQLCQALPMRSPVEFKEGLSAELFPAGHLPGASAILLTYTNRHRSYTVLYTGDFFLSNSRLVEGLPLEALRGLEPDVLIVEGSYGTARHPHRRNQENQLAERINQAIAQANSVLMPVPTLGLGQELLMLLRSHHLFTGRNLDIWVDGNVAAGCDAYLEILTNLPASVQNFARHQSLFWDERVRPRVRRLLPEQRPSVGQSPCIILTEENHDLREYCQPGTGPWVLLLPQQPRFSQEPSYSSLTIQNYLLAQHSDGLGTTQLIHNIRPQHVIFVHASPTYLADLTGLEELHNRYHLHSPPAGTLVELPIGETFVQPAAPETSYEGELTELGTVATITLPEAIAADPRWQHFADTGLVEARWQGEELVLRGLSQRELLSQSSDTRVPMNVECCGNCLHQRGQRCWNQDSPLYEFKVTPEGYCPVFEPAQPPSTPSDADVESLED; encoded by the coding sequence ATGATCAGTCAACCCCCCCCGGTATCCTCTCACGGCTATGACGATCTAGCCTATTTTCCCTATGGCGTCGGTCATGGTGATGAAGGCGTGTGCTTGCTGGTACGGATGGGGCCATACCGCATTCTCCTAGACTGTGGTATGGCGGAGATTTCCTCGCTCAAAAATGAGGGAATTCCCCCAGCCGATTTAGTGCTGTGCAGCCACGCCCATCCGGATCACGCCAGGGGATTGCTGGCACTGCATGAAAGCTTCCCCCAGTTGCCAGTCTATGCAAGTGAATTGACCACCCAGCTGCTGCCACTGAATTGGCCTGAGATAGACCCGCAGAATCTCCCCCAATTGTGTCAGGCATTGCCGATGCGATCGCCTGTCGAATTTAAAGAGGGGCTGAGCGCGGAATTATTCCCAGCCGGACATTTACCAGGCGCATCTGCCATCTTGCTGACCTACACGAATCGCCACCGCTCTTACACCGTACTTTACACGGGTGATTTTTTCCTTTCAAATTCGCGGCTGGTGGAGGGGTTGCCGCTAGAAGCATTGCGAGGCTTAGAGCCAGATGTGCTAATTGTGGAAGGCAGTTACGGCACAGCGCGTCATCCCCATCGGCGGAACCAAGAAAATCAGCTGGCAGAGCGAATTAATCAAGCGATCGCTCAAGCAAATTCTGTCTTGATGCCCGTGCCAACTTTGGGGCTTGGGCAAGAACTCTTGATGCTCTTGCGGAGTCACCACTTATTCACAGGTCGCAACCTCGATATCTGGGTAGATGGCAACGTGGCGGCTGGTTGCGATGCCTATTTGGAAATTCTGACCAACCTCCCAGCCTCCGTGCAAAATTTTGCCCGTCATCAATCCCTGTTTTGGGATGAACGGGTGCGTCCTAGAGTGCGTCGGTTGCTCCCAGAACAACGTCCCTCTGTCGGTCAGTCTCCCTGCATTATCCTGACTGAGGAAAACCACGATCTTAGAGAATACTGTCAACCAGGCACCGGACCGTGGGTGTTATTGCTGCCCCAGCAACCCAGGTTCTCTCAAGAGCCTAGTTACTCATCGTTGACGATACAAAACTATTTACTTGCCCAGCATTCGGACGGACTGGGAACCACTCAACTGATTCACAATATCCGTCCTCAGCACGTAATTTTTGTTCATGCCTCTCCTACCTACCTAGCTGATTTGACGGGGTTGGAGGAGTTGCACAACCGTTACCACTTGCATTCTCCACCAGCTGGGACGCTGGTAGAACTCCCGATTGGTGAGACGTTTGTGCAACCGGCGGCACCCGAAACCAGTTACGAGGGGGAACTGACAGAACTGGGAACGGTTGCTACCATCACTCTCCCGGAGGCGATCGCTGCCGATCCCCGGTGGCAACATTTTGCCGATACTGGTTTAGTAGAAGCCCGGTGGCAGGGTGAGGAACTGGTATTACGCGGATTATCCCAACGAGAACTTTTGAGCCAGAGCAGCGATACCAGAGTTCCCATGAATGTTGAGTGCTGCGGCAACTGCCTGCACCAACGAGGGCAGCGCTGTTGGAATCAAGACTCACCCCTGTATGAATTTAAAGTGACACCTGAAGGATACTGTCCGGTTTTTGAACCGGCGCAGCCCCCTTCCACCCCTTCTGATGCCGATGTAGAAAGCCTCGAAGATTGA
- a CDS encoding DUF6679 family protein, translated as MLHRKIYQLCCDGREVCIFLRDQQRWIERARIVDIEGDLVTLRYETEEEDEACSWEEMVRLESIGAVTQKLASVPRGNAEPLVSDDCPEAEQIRPRFPDSNPD; from the coding sequence ATGCTACACCGCAAGATTTATCAACTCTGTTGCGATGGTCGTGAGGTCTGTATTTTCTTGCGGGACCAACAACGCTGGATCGAACGCGCTCGCATCGTTGACATTGAAGGAGATTTAGTCACGCTCCGCTATGAAACCGAAGAAGAAGATGAAGCTTGTTCTTGGGAAGAAATGGTTCGCCTCGAAAGCATTGGTGCTGTGACACAGAAGCTGGCTTCGGTGCCCAGAGGCAATGCTGAACCTCTTGTTTCTGACGATTGTCCGGAAGCCGAACAAATTCGTCCGCGTTTCCCCGACTCCAATCCAGACTGA